One genomic segment of Pseudorca crassidens isolate mPseCra1 chromosome X, mPseCra1.hap1, whole genome shotgun sequence includes these proteins:
- the LOC137217033 gene encoding doublesex- and mab-3-related transcription factor C2-like — MDPNEMPAVPCSPPDSTTGLETGAPWGIEPGPRRAKRRRARCHKHGITAQVKDQEHYCLFEGGECHKCALFSEHCSILPAESTLKSEQGPLRKRHLTEGLIRSGTTSPKAHSHVNKLAIQAGVPSKLPRSSADRSGLGIFVSVLDSSTLEEATNNFSFQEDTQTPCPAQQAPKASDQVSVSASSEWQRKLEAAEALLALRESSQAPSGSISVLQP; from the exons ATGGATCCCAATGAAATGCCTGCTGTGCCCTGCAGCCCCCCTGACTCCACCACTGGACTTGAGACCGGAGCCCCATGggggattgaacctggccccAGAAGAGCTAAACGTCGCAGAGCCCGCTGCCACAAACACGGCATCACTGCCCAAGTCAAGGACCAGGAGCACTACTGCCTTTTCGAGGGTGGCGAGTGTCACAAGTGTGCCCTCTTCTC GGAACACTGCAGCATCTTGCCTGCTGAGAGTACCTTGAAGTCGGAGCAGGGGCCACTCCGAAAGAGGCACCTGACTGAAGGACTGATAAGGAGTGGGACCACCTCTCCCAAAGCTCACAGTCATGTCAACAAGTTGGCCATTCAAGCAGGAGTCCCCA GCAAGCTCCCAAGGAGCTCTGCTGATCGGTCTGGCCTCGGAATCTTTGTCTCTGTCCTGGACTCCAGCACCCTTGAAGAAGCAACTAACAATTTCTCTTTCCAGGAAGACACACagaccccctgccctgcccagcag GCTCCCAAAGCTTCCGACCAGGTCTCGGTTTCTGCCTCCTCAGAGTGGCAGCGAAAACTGGAAGCGGCCGAGGCTCTGCTGGCTCTGAGAGAATCTTCCCAGGCCCCTTCTGGCTCCATCTCTGTGCTCCAGCCCTGA